A genomic window from Candidatus Hydrogenedentota bacterium includes:
- a CDS encoding 6-phospho-beta-glucosidase, which produces MKLTVIGGGSSYTPELLDGLFLRLERIPVSEVWLMDLDVQRLGINAAFARRMAEAHGVGIGIRVTTDLREAVRGARYVVTQIRVGGMQARIADEKLGLRHGLIGQETTGVGGFACALRTIPRILDIARVMESLAPNGFLVNFTNPAGINTEAVLRHSAIRTVGLCNVPIGMIMDIVKHLGGAWDDYELDYVGLNHLSWVRRFARRGEDITQAVLEKFFEHARDEWEEEDTRENMIAAMKSLGMFCNYYLQYYYSTDTVLRTLQAKPKTRGEEVVEIEKALFARYQDPRTREKPPELSKRGGAHYSTAAFNLLEAVENNLGNRQIVCCRNKGAVPSFDDDASVEVSAIITNSGAAAIPQAAPEPVIRGLMQQVKAYETLTVEAAVTGDRETAYQALLAHPLMPNATGCRALLEDVLETNKAYLQETFYGRGTP; this is translated from the coding sequence GGCTCGAACGCATCCCTGTTTCGGAAGTCTGGCTGATGGACCTCGACGTGCAGCGGCTTGGCATCAACGCCGCGTTTGCGCGGCGCATGGCCGAAGCGCACGGCGTCGGCATCGGCATCCGGGTAACGACGGACCTTCGCGAGGCCGTGCGCGGCGCGCGCTACGTCGTCACGCAAATCCGCGTCGGCGGCATGCAGGCGCGCATCGCCGACGAGAAACTCGGCCTGCGCCACGGCCTGATCGGCCAGGAAACGACGGGCGTGGGCGGCTTCGCCTGCGCGTTGCGCACGATCCCGCGTATTCTGGACATCGCCCGCGTCATGGAATCGCTTGCGCCGAACGGGTTCCTGGTCAATTTCACGAATCCCGCGGGCATTAACACGGAAGCGGTGCTGCGGCACAGCGCGATTCGCACCGTCGGCCTGTGCAATGTGCCCATCGGCATGATCATGGACATCGTGAAGCATCTCGGCGGCGCATGGGACGACTACGAACTCGACTACGTCGGGCTGAACCACCTCTCATGGGTGCGCCGGTTCGCGCGCCGCGGAGAAGACATCACCCAGGCCGTGCTCGAGAAGTTCTTCGAGCACGCCCGGGACGAATGGGAAGAAGAAGACACGCGCGAGAACATGATCGCCGCCATGAAGAGCCTCGGCATGTTCTGCAATTACTACCTGCAATATTACTACTCGACGGACACGGTCCTGCGCACCTTGCAGGCGAAGCCCAAGACCCGCGGAGAAGAGGTCGTCGAGATTGAGAAGGCGCTCTTTGCCAGGTATCAGGACCCGCGGACGCGGGAGAAGCCGCCGGAACTGAGCAAGCGCGGCGGCGCACACTATTCGACCGCCGCGTTCAACCTGCTCGAGGCCGTCGAGAACAACCTGGGCAACCGGCAAATCGTCTGTTGCCGCAACAAGGGCGCCGTGCCGTCCTTTGACGACGATGCCTCCGTCGAAGTATCCGCGATCATCACGAATTCGGGGGCGGCGGCCATCCCGCAGGCCGCGCCGGAGCCGGTAATCCGCGGGCTGATGCAGCAGGTCAAGGCTTATGAGACGCTGACGGTCGAGGCGGCGGTGACCGGCGACCGCGAAACGGCGTACCAGGCGCTGCTGGCGCATCCGCTCATGCCGAACGCGACGGGCTGCCGCGCTCTGCTCGAAGACGTACTCGAAACGAACAAAGCGTACTTGCAGGAAACCTTCTATGGAAGGGGGACCCCATGA